Genomic segment of Arachis stenosperma cultivar V10309 chromosome 4, arast.V10309.gnm1.PFL2, whole genome shotgun sequence:
AGCTCTGGAAGGATCTTGAAATTCTTAGTGAATCTATAAATCTTCCCTGGTGCGTTATTGGGGATTTTAATGTGTATCTGCATGATTTTGAGAGGAAGGGGGGCTCTATTTCTCAGAATAACAGTGCTTGTAGAGACTTTCAAAATTGTGTTTCTAACTACGGTCTTCTGGATTTAGGCTACTCGGGCTGGCCCTACACTTGGAAGCGTGGGAGTTTGTTTGAACGCCTTGACAGAGGTCTCAGCAATATGGAATGGCAGATATGCTTCCCTGATGCTGGTATCAAACATCTTCCTATGTTAAAATCTGATCACTCTCCTATTTTCCTACAGTTTTCTCATCCTGCCCCTCCCAACAGAAGAAGGAGGCGGTTTCATTTTTTTGCTTGATGGTTATCTCATCCTGATTTTAAGAATTTAGTTCAAAGAAGTTGGAAGTTTGAGGACTCTTGGAataactgtatgagtgattttCAAAATTCTCTCAAAATCTGGAATTCCAATGTGTTTGGTGACATTAATAAAAAGAAGTCCAGAATTTTGAGAAGGCTACAGGGCATCACTAACAATCTTAGTAATGGATATAATTGGTTCTTAGAAGATCTGCAAGGAAGACTTTGGGCAGAGTATGAAGAGACTTTGGCACATGAAGAGCTACTCTGGTTTCAGAAATCCCAGTGTAATTGGATACAATTTGGTGACCGCAATACTAAATACTTCCATGGCACTACTATGgctagaagaagaagaaatagaattGAGGCATTACAAGATGATAATGGGAATTGGATTACAGAGAGTGCTGAGCTTGAAATGATGGTAATTTCTTTCTATGCTAAGTTATACTTGGATGATACTCCTGATTCTTCTTTTGTTCTGAACCAAAGATTTCCTGGCCTAAGTAATGATGATATAAATCTGATTGGGGGTCACGTCTCTGAGTGGGAAATAAAGGATGCTATTTTTACTATGGGCAGCTTCAAAGCACCAGGTAAGGATGGGATTCAGGCTGTTTTTTACCAACATAACTGGGATAAGCTTGGTGCTGATTTGTGTAGGCTTGTGCAGAATATCTTTAGGAATCCCCACAAGGTGAAGGAGATAAATGAAACTCTCATTGTTTTGATTCCTAAAGTGGAGCCCTCTACTACTTTAAAACAAATGCGGCCGATTAGTTTGTGCAACGTTTCGTATAAAATTATCACAAAAATTCTTGCCAAGCGGTTAAGATATATTATGGAGAAGCTTGTCCAGCCGACGCAATGCAGTTTTGTCCCTGAGAGGCATAGGTCGGATAATATCATCATCACTCAGGAGGTCATGCACTCCATGCGAAGCAAAAAGGGTGATAAAGGCTGGATGGCCATTAAGATAGATTTGGAAAAAGCTTATGACAGATTGAAATGGAGTTTTATTAATAATACTCTTGAGGATATTGGGATCCCATCTCACATCTCTAATCTCATATGTACGTGTATCTCTTcagccaaaatgagaatgctTTGGAATGGAGAAGTTTTAGATGAATTTACTCCCTCTAGAGGAATATGTCAAGGTGATCCTATTTCACCTTATATTTTTGTTCTGTGCATGGAACGTCTCTCTCAGCTCATATCAGAAGCGGTCAACCTGGGGTACTGGAAACCCATCAAACTTAATAGGGGTGGTCCTGAGATCTCTCACCTCTGTTTTGCCGATGACTTGATTCTCTTTGCAGAAGCCAGTTTGGAGCAGGCCCAGATAATTGATAGAGTTCTTGGTGCCTTTTGTGATAGTTCCGGTCAGAAAGTTAATACTGAGAAGACTAGGATCTTTTTCTCCAATAACGTGGGGCATCATATAAGAAATGAGATTAGTGAAGCTTTACATTTTCAGAGAACAAATGATCTTGGAAAATACCTTGGAGTTCCCCTTCTCCACTCGAGGGTGACGCGGAACACTTACAACGGAATCATAAGCAAATTAAATACAAGACTCAGCAGTTGGAAAGCTACATCATTATCTTTGGCGGGGAGAAATACCTTGGTGAAATCTGTCCTCTCTGCTTTACCTAGTTATACTATGCAAACTGCTTATTTACCTGTTTCTACTTgtaatatgattgattttaaatGCAGGAATTTTCTCTGGGGTGACACTAACCAGACAAAGAAAGTCCACCTTCTGAGCTGGCATAATGTCTGTAAACCCAAAAATGCAGGTGGTCTTGGAATCCGACATGCCAAAGACCTTAACCATGCATTTATGATGAAGATTGGATGGGGGTTGGTCGACAAAAGAGATCATCTTTGGGCCAGAGTTCTAAGGTCTAAATACCGGTGTGGGACTGATATTCTTCCTAATATTAGAAGGATAAATAATGCTTCTAATTTGTGGAAATGAGTCTGCCGTGTTTGGAAAGATGTTGAGAGCAATACCATATGGAGGATAGGGGATGgatccaaaattaatttttggagGCATCAATGGATTCCAAAACTTGGAACTCTAGACCAGCATGCTAACCAGGTAAGAGATAGCAATTATTCACCTAATTCTCTAAATGATTTCCTCTCTATTTCAGGGCATTGGGATGATAGGAAGCTAAGAGAATGGCTCCCGGATGAGGTTGTCCAACGAGTCTTAGCAATGGCTCCACCATCACCTTGGAAGAATGAGGATCAGATTGCTTGGACTTTATCCTCGGATGGGACTTTCAACCTGAAGTCTGCTTACCAATCTCTTCACACCAATTAGAACCCCTCAGACCAAATCTTTAAGCTTGCGTGGAATTGGAAGGGTACAGAAAGAATTCGCACATTTCTTTGGCTTTGTGCAAATGATGCCATTTTGACAAATGCTCAAAGGTTCAAGAGGCATATGACTTTGAATCCCAGCTGTCTGCGATGTCAATCGGGTGAGGAATCCATTGTCCATGTTTTTCGTGACTGTCCTTTTGCTAATCAAGTTTGGAAGCTTCTAATTCCCGCGAGAGAGGTTGGAAATTTTTTTACCGGAAGTATGAGAGAATGGCTCACCTCAAACCTCAATAAGAAAACGGTGTGGACTTACTACTTTGGAGTGGGTGCCTCCTCTCTTTGGTGGTTGCGTAATAAGTTGGTCTTTGAAGGCAAGGCCACCGACCCAAGGCCTGCTGCGAGCCACATTAGAGCACGTACAAGGGATATTATTAAAGCCATGAAGAAGACTAACCTTCCAAAGAGGAACCATAATAGTTTGGGAAATCTCATTAGCTGGCACCAACCACAGGAGCACTATGTCAAGATTAATGTTGATGGGTCCTACTTTTCACAATGTGATAGTGCCTCCTGCGGGGGGGTCTTCAGAGACCACATGGGAAGGTTTATGAAAGCCTTTTCTTGTAAATTGGGGAATTGTACTATTATGCATGCTGAACTTTGGGGAATTGTTAAAGGCCTCCAAATAGCAGTTGCTAATGATTTACAGAATATTATTGTGGAGTCTGACTCTCTAATGGCTCTTCAGGCTATTAAAACAGGATGTCCAAGCTCCCACCCTTGTGCAGCTCTTGTACAAGATATCCTGATCCTAAACAGGTGCGTGCAAAATATTGATTGGAATCACACCTTAAAAGAGGCCAATGCAGTTGCAGATATAATGGCCAAGAAGGGGCATGATCTTCCCATAGGCCTCCACATTTTTGATGCGCCTACACCTGATATTATTTTAGCTTTAACTTTTGACATGTATGGTTCTTTTAGACTTAGAGGCTTGTACTTTTTGCTTGCTGTTTTGGGTCCCTGACCCCCGCTTCtccatcaaaaaaaaaaaaagaactgtCTTGTTAAAAATCTTgtcaaaaaaattcaataaaaataaaaatttaatcaataaaaaaaatatagtatttCTCCCTCTTGGTAACAACATCATTTAAGATCTCCAAAtcaataaattttgatttggtgtattaattttttataggaAGAAGTTAGAAGTTACTTTGTGAATACATCTGCTAAATTATCACTTGAACGAATCTGTTGAAAATCAATTGttccttgattttgaagatcataagtgaagaaaaatttggaaaaaaatatGCTTTATTCTATCACTTTATCACTTTGATGTATCAACATTTAAGTTAAGCAATGCATGTTATATTATCTTCATGCAAAATAGTTAGAGCTATTTTTGACAATCCATAAGATGATTGAATATATTGAATTAACCCTCTGAACCAAAAACACTCGCAACTTACTTCATGTATAAcaagtatttcagcatgattagagaataTTGTTGTTATAGTCTATTTTATCGTTAAGTTACTAATATTTTCCTCCTTATACCTTGTATTTAAACTAATTAATCAATGAGTTTCGCTAGGGAACCAACTAGAGTCCAGCCAAACTTCTACCAACCTTTTAATGGATTCGATTTCGAAGCCGTCTTAATAAAGGTAAGTTGATATACATGGATGTTTCTTTTGCTAAACATTAtgatgtttctttttcatactaaatagatgttttttaatgtatttttcgaattttttgtATTACTGATGTGGATATTTCTATCTTTTTAAGAATTATatggtttttttttaaatcacatAGCTGGACATTTCTTTTATTAAGCATTaggatttttttatattaaatagatatttatatatatatatatttgcaaTTGTTCAAAATCAGCCCGTACTCCACCACTCTTTCCTTGAACAACTCCTGAAGCTAAACCAGATTGTACTTTCCGCAAAACTGCACCACCTCCATCGGCATCGCAAGGTCGCTCCTCCGAGTTCTGACACGAGTTTTGTTTCCACGACCACCACAACAAACTTGTCGAAGGTGGCCTCCTTTTTTTATTCCCAAAACAATGGCATTAAAAACAAATGCACTTTTGTTGGTTCCATTGATAGGAGGAGCGTTGGCATACCAAGCAGTCCGAGCAGCTCCTCCAAAACCTCCGGTGATTACACACTTTCATTGGTTATAATGAATTGAGTTGTTTAATTTTTGGTTGGTTACACACTTGGCTCCTATACTTTTTCTTTGATGAATTCCTTTTTTTCCCAAGTGTTGCGCGCAATCATTACACTTGAAAAAGGCAAGTGGTTTAGGTGACGGTTTGCAAAATGCAAATTGGTGCACCGATTCCAATTTCCAACAATGCCTAACAAACTCTGAAATGATTTGGGGATCCTTTCAATTTTCCTCAATAGTAGTTTATCTGTATTTAATCGGATTTAATTAAGAAAAGTTAGgagatttgtaattttttttccttcttaaTAATCAACAGGACTAACACCCcaagaaaaaaatgtaaataGAAATAGTTCTAGGAAGCCCTGAAATCAGCACAAAATTGAGCAGAAGATTTGTAAAATTGACAATTTCTAACTAATTATAATTAGTTGCGTTGTGTGCGAATCCAAATAAATAATCCAAAAATGGTTAGTGTCAAATTTAATCATATTACAAACTCCCTTTATAAAGGAGCCAAATCAGTATTACCAAAGAAAATAAACGCTCTACTTTCTAGTGGATTTTATGTCTTTAACACCTGAACCTTCAATGAATGTAAATATCATTATACCCAtctcaatccaaccaagcataAGCTAAATATATTAAATCCAAACCTTGAACGTCAACGAGTACTAATCAGCAATAGTAAGATCAATGTCAACCCTGAAATCATCTTCCACTCATTTCAGCCACCACCGATACAACAAAACTTCGCCTCAACTGAGTAGGGAATGTTAAAATGGCAAACATATATGTTAGCCAGATTCGACTGCATGTAAAGCTCCCCACTGCATGCTCTACAAACAATCCCCCACCAAACTTACTGCCCATAATGATAAAGATGTAAAAAGAAACTCCTAATATGTTAGCCACCGCCATTACTAACACCAATCAACATTTTACAACCCCCTATTGATGTGGTAATAATTACCGCTACACCACCGTCTCCCTCGATGATTAGCATAACTGTTCAAAACAATGATGGCTAGGATACTAGAAGGGCAAGAGTAAATTGAagacaagaaatttaaaagaattaaaaaaagtgGGGGAGGGGAGAAAAATCATTCTATGGGTGTACATCCGCACCTAATCTCTATGTATAGTCTATTGGGTGGTGGTAATCAATCCCATGCACTGGATGCCCCGGGACCATATGCTCCACCATATCCACCAGATGCCCCATATCCACCACTGCTGTTTACAGCATTGTAGTAATCAGAGCCACCCCTATTGAAAGAACCATCTCTTCGAAAGTCTCGGCCACCAAAACGCCCTCCTCCCGAACGACGGTTCCTACCTCCAAATGAAGATCGAGCAGCATACCGTGAGAGCCATGCAGGCACTTCTTGATTTGCTTCCTGCATTAGTTCTGCTAAAGATCTTGCAAGGGAGGCATTGTTGTCATTAAAGAACGCAGTTGCGAGGCCTTTCTTTCCAGCACGTCCTGTCCTTCCAATCCGGTGTACATAATCATCAATATCATTTGGAAGGTCAAAGTTAACCACATGGGCAACATGAGGAATATCAAGACCACGTGCAGCGACATCAGTGGCAACCAATATGGGTGTGTTCCCACTCTTAAATGACCTTAATGCCATTTCTCTTTCCTGCAGGCATTCACAAACAGCTAAGTATATATACAAATCCCAagcataaaaaaaagatataacaCAACCAATACAATTCtcaccaaaaaaagaaaaataactagCATACGAATTTGATGTAAAGACTTTCAAACTAATGATTGTAACAAGTTGAAAAGGAAGTCAGCTTTTACAAGGGAGAGAGACAGCAAAATAAATGCAGCCTTCACCTTCATACAAACTAATAATAAATCAGAAAAACGATATGATAATAGACAGGGAATTGATCAACAAGAACAGGGACACCAAGAGGAAACAAGCAAAAACCTATTTGCATATGACAGAAAAGCCAGTTCTAATACGAAGATGTTGTAGGTCTAAAAAACAAGTCAAAACTATTAACCCATTGCCTATGAGAGAAACCCAAGTCTATACTTAAGATGTCGGTCTGAAATATACATGTTTACAACCGACTAACCTGCTGGGTCCTGTCTCCATGAATAGTAGTAGCTGGAAAACCATTCATGCACAACCAATGTTCCAGTGCATCGGCTCCCTTCTTTGTCTCCACAAAAACTAATGTCAAAGCTTGCTGCATTACAGGAAATCAAGCATGAAATAGATTTAATCTCTAGTGAGTCATTTTTCTAGAGTTTAATATAAAGTTCAGAAACTATACAATCCAAAATCACAGTAGTTCATCCATCAGAGGTAACCATCACACCTGAGAGAgcaaagataaaaagaaaaggagaggAAATTCACTTTCTGTGAAATCAGAATGAGATAATACCTTTCCTTGAACACCATTTGCTCTCTGTGCATGAAGAAGGTCCATAAGATGACTTCTCTTGTCAGACTCCTGAACATACTCGACTCTCTGGACAATTAAATCGGTACTTGACCCAACTCTTCCAACAGCGAGAAAAATGTATCTTGACAGGAAATCGGAGGCTAGTCTCTGCATGTCAACCATAAATTACAACAATAATTCAGATATGTTCACaactgatatatatatatatatatatatatatatatatatatatagagagagagagagagagagagagaaataaaatatatgtttcTCAGATAAGCGACGCTCCCAAGTCCTACAATACACTAAAAGCATATCTTGCTAACATAGATAAAAGGTCTTCCAGAAATTTAAAGAATGAACTAAACCTGTATCTCTTTAGGAAATGTGGCACTGAATAGCATAGTCTGTCTTACACCTGGAGGGGGCATATCCATTTGTTCAACAATCTTCCTTATTTGTGGCTCAAAACCCATATCCAGCATCCTATCTGCCTCATCTAGTGCAAGATATCTGATCATCTGAAGTGAAACTCTAGCTCTCTCCAGCAAATCTACCAGTCTTCCAGGAGTGGCGACGAGAATGTCCACCCCCTTCTCAAGATCTCGTAGCTGGAAAATTCATAACTTATTAGTGAGATATATATATCAGATACTAAATGTTCATACTGCCATTGATAAGTAAGATATTACATTATGGGCTATACAGCATCTAGACTCTAGCCTCCAAATTGGATCAATTCAGCCAAATTTGCAGCAAGAACAAAAGCACACCAGCTACAGTGACATGTTTATAAAATTTCCAGATACTCTCAAACTATGATTAATAATTTATGGCTAATTAGCACATCTTCATATTTCCAAAGAAACTGTAGTTCATAAACACTCATACCCTATCTCATTAGGTGGAGAACATAGATCATTCAATGGAGCAACTACGACAAAAATTGAAGCATCTATCAAAAATAGCATCAATAGTAGCATAACTAATCCTAGGTAAAAGAGAACAGAGAACCAAAAAAAGATAAACAATTGAAAAGAAACCTGATGGTTTATTGGAGCTCCGCCATAAGCAACAACCACCTTAACCCCTGTTTGATATGCAAACTTCCTAGCCTCTTCATGTATCTGAAACCAAATCACAACATTTCCCATATATTTTCACTGCAAAACTGCACCAAATTTAAATATGTCACAATACATAGTCAATATAATCAACTCACTTGCATTGATAGCTCCCTAGTTGGTGAGAGAACAAGGGCAAGTGGATAAACTGTACGCACCCCGCGAGGTGGCCTTTGCACAGGTTGGCCCCTCAAAATTCCACTGATAATTGGGAAACAGAAAGCAGCTGTCTTTCCAGAACCAGTCTGTGCACAGGCCATCAAATCCCTTCCAGCAAGGGAAATTGGTATGGCATGCCGTTGAACAGGCGTCGGCTTAACATATTTGCACCTCATTATATTAAGATTAAGCGCTTCACCCAAGTCAATTTCAGCAAATGTATTCACAGGTGGTGGCACATTATCCCCACTTGTCTCCACCGGAATGTCCTCATAGGCATCAAAATTTATCCCCGAGTTCTCTTGCTCATTAAATGCTTGCTCCGTATCATCCTGATCTCCGAATGGATTGACCTCACGGTCCCTTCCGCGATCCCAACCCCCACTTCTGTTCCCCCATGCACTTCCTCGGCCACCACTGCCGCCAACCCCAGAACGGTACTCAGCACGAGGTGCACCCCAACGTGATCCAGCATTAGCTGTACCAGCCCCAGAACCAGAAGTTGTACTGCCACTATACGGAGGAGCAGGTGATTCAGCCAAAGGCGGCCGGTTCCTCAGATGCGGAGGCACATAAGTAGACCTTGAAGGAGGTAAACTGTTACCAGTTCCAGCATTATTGGCTGAAGTACCAGCACCTGCGTTCTCAGCTGC
This window contains:
- the LOC130974367 gene encoding DEAD-box ATP-dependent RNA helicase 37-like encodes the protein MRASWADLAANTAAENAGAGTSANNAGTGNSLPPSRSTYVPPHLRNRPPLAESPAPPYSGSTTSGSGAGTANAGSRWGAPRAEYRSGVGGSGGRGSAWGNRSGGWDRGRDREVNPFGDQDDTEQAFNEQENSGINFDAYEDIPVETSGDNVPPPVNTFAEIDLGEALNLNIMRCKYVKPTPVQRHAIPISLAGRDLMACAQTGSGKTAAFCFPIISGILRGQPVQRPPRGVRTVYPLALVLSPTRELSMQIHEEARKFAYQTGVKVVVAYGGAPINHQLRDLEKGVDILVATPGRLVDLLERARVSLQMIRYLALDEADRMLDMGFEPQIRKIVEQMDMPPPGVRQTMLFSATFPKEIQRLASDFLSRYIFLAVGRVGSSTDLIVQRVEYVQESDKRSHLMDLLHAQRANGVQGKQALTLVFVETKKGADALEHWLCMNGFPATTIHGDRTQQEREMALRSFKSGNTPILVATDVAARGLDIPHVAHVVNFDLPNDIDDYVHRIGRTGRAGKKGLATAFFNDNNASLARSLAELMQEANQEVPAWLSRYAARSSFGGRNRRSGGGRFGGRDFRRDGSFNRGGSDYYNAVNSSGGYGASGGYGGAYGPGASSAWD